The proteins below are encoded in one region of Flavobacterium nackdongense:
- a CDS encoding glycoside hydrolase family 30 protein — MKNKKIIVNLIVIVLTTVNGFSQNVNWISSTEKQPWKTKEAIKLNDFYASTPVDIEILTDKKQQTIDGWGGCFNELGWQALNTLPFKERDKVIKEFFDPNEGLKYNYCRMPIGANDYSFNWYSLNETDGDFAMKNFNIERDKTILIPYIKAALKYRPDLKIWASPWSPPTWMKTNKHYANKPNTFNDLTEDKAVKSVDQFIQKKEYLSAYALYLSKFVQAYQKEGVNIFAVHFQNEPYTYNQWPNCSWTAPAMRDFVSGYLGPKFAKDKNPAQIWFSTINSRDLDVFETVLSNPTVRKYISGVGVQYEGLDVIDKIAAKYPELNLMQTETPCGDGNFSWNDAESTFGTIKSYLDKGVKSYMYWNMILDQTGESSWGWKQNAQVVINKMTKKVTYTPEFYIFKHLSYFVTPGSTKLEIKGLTEDSLAFVTPEGKTVLVTVNSSYRTKNLKVKVGSKHFEVSLPANSFNTLTL, encoded by the coding sequence GTGAAAAACAAAAAAATAATAGTAAATCTAATAGTTATCGTTTTAACTACCGTAAATGGATTTTCTCAAAACGTGAATTGGATTTCCAGCACCGAAAAGCAACCGTGGAAAACCAAAGAAGCCATTAAACTAAATGACTTTTATGCATCAACGCCAGTAGATATTGAAATACTAACCGACAAAAAACAACAAACCATCGATGGTTGGGGAGGCTGTTTCAACGAATTGGGTTGGCAGGCTTTGAATACTTTGCCGTTTAAAGAACGAGATAAAGTTATCAAGGAATTTTTCGATCCCAACGAAGGACTAAAATACAATTATTGTCGCATGCCAATTGGGGCGAATGATTACTCGTTTAATTGGTATTCTCTGAATGAAACTGATGGCGATTTTGCCATGAAAAACTTCAATATCGAAAGGGATAAAACTATTTTGATTCCTTACATCAAAGCGGCTTTGAAATACCGACCTGATTTGAAAATTTGGGCCTCGCCTTGGAGTCCGCCAACTTGGATGAAAACCAACAAGCATTACGCTAATAAACCGAACACATTCAACGACCTTACCGAAGATAAAGCTGTAAAATCAGTCGATCAATTTATTCAAAAGAAGGAATACTTAAGTGCTTATGCGCTCTACCTTTCTAAATTCGTACAAGCCTATCAAAAAGAAGGCGTAAATATTTTTGCAGTACATTTTCAGAACGAGCCTTATACTTATAATCAATGGCCGAATTGCAGTTGGACAGCTCCCGCAATGCGCGATTTTGTTTCTGGATATTTAGGACCAAAGTTTGCAAAGGATAAAAACCCTGCACAAATCTGGTTTAGCACTATCAATAGTAGAGATTTAGACGTTTTCGAAACGGTTTTGTCTAATCCTACTGTTAGAAAATACATTTCTGGTGTTGGTGTACAATATGAAGGTCTTGATGTAATTGATAAAATTGCCGCAAAATATCCAGAACTTAACTTGATGCAAACCGAAACGCCTTGTGGCGATGGAAATTTTAGTTGGAATGATGCCGAAAGTACCTTTGGAACCATCAAATCGTATTTAGATAAAGGCGTAAAATCATATATGTATTGGAATATGATTTTAGATCAAACAGGCGAAAGCTCTTGGGGATGGAAACAAAATGCACAAGTGGTCATCAATAAAATGACCAAAAAAGTAACCTACACACCGGAGTTTTATATTTTCAAGCACCTGAGTTATTTTGTAACACCGGGTTCCACTAAATTAGAAATCAAAGGATTGACTGAAGACTCACTTGCATTTGTTACTCCTGAAGGTAAAACGGTTTTGGTTACGGTGAACTCCTCTTACAGAACAAAAAATTTAAAAGTAAAAGTGGGGTCAAAGCATTTTGAGGTCAGCTTGCCTGCGAATTCATTCAATACTTTAACCTTATAA
- a CDS encoding xylulokinase has protein sequence MYYIGFDIGSSSVKVAIVEIATGKSIGVAQEPETEMSMLALKNGWAEQKPEDWWLHACNAVAKLKKKYNISRTQIKGIGISYQMHGLVLVDAAGQPLRKSIIWCDSRAVGIGNEAFSTIGEKKCNEHLLNSPGNFTASKLKWVKENEPEIYNKIYKFMLPGDYIAYRLSNVINTTISGLSEGIMWDFKTDNFANFLFEHYGISTELVPDIVDTFGVQSKVDAKGAEESGLAEGTPIFYRAGDQPNNALSLNVFNPGEVAATGGTSGVVYAMTNSLSVKESSRVNNFAHVNYKKGNEPRIGKLLCINGAGIQYRWLLNNLSVSSYEEMNTLASEIPVGSDGVCMIPFGNGAERMLNNKDIGTRLVNINLNNHGKAHICRAALEGIAFSFVYGMEIMKSDGIEVNVMRAGNDNLFRSEIFSNTVATLIGHEIEIYNTTGAIGAARASGLHEGDFETFGKYITDNDHVMTYMPFKDKQPYLEAYQLWKNELELIITK, from the coding sequence ATGTATTACATTGGATTTGATATAGGTAGCTCCTCAGTGAAAGTGGCTATCGTAGAAATAGCAACCGGAAAAAGTATTGGCGTAGCCCAAGAACCCGAGACTGAAATGAGTATGCTCGCCCTAAAAAATGGTTGGGCAGAACAGAAACCAGAAGACTGGTGGCTACATGCGTGCAATGCTGTGGCCAAATTGAAGAAGAAATACAACATTTCCAGAACACAAATCAAAGGCATAGGAATTTCGTATCAAATGCACGGATTGGTTTTGGTTGATGCAGCAGGTCAGCCGTTGCGGAAATCGATAATTTGGTGCGACAGTAGAGCTGTAGGAATCGGAAATGAGGCTTTTTCAACTATTGGAGAAAAAAAATGCAATGAACACTTGCTGAATTCTCCGGGAAATTTTACTGCTTCAAAATTGAAATGGGTCAAAGAAAACGAGCCGGAAATTTATAATAAAATATATAAATTTATGTTGCCTGGTGATTATATCGCTTATAGATTATCTAATGTAATCAATACCACCATCTCAGGATTATCTGAAGGAATTATGTGGGATTTCAAAACGGACAACTTCGCCAATTTCTTGTTCGAACATTATGGCATTTCAACTGAATTGGTTCCCGATATTGTGGATACGTTTGGTGTTCAATCTAAAGTAGATGCAAAAGGAGCCGAAGAAAGTGGTCTTGCCGAGGGAACGCCAATATTTTACAGAGCAGGTGATCAACCCAACAATGCCCTTTCGTTGAATGTTTTCAATCCGGGCGAAGTGGCTGCAACAGGCGGAACATCGGGTGTGGTTTATGCCATGACCAATAGTTTGTCCGTTAAAGAAAGTTCAAGAGTCAATAATTTTGCTCACGTTAATTATAAAAAAGGCAATGAACCAAGAATTGGAAAATTGCTTTGCATCAATGGTGCCGGAATTCAATACCGATGGTTGCTGAATAATCTTTCGGTTAGTTCTTATGAAGAAATGAATACTCTAGCTTCTGAAATTCCCGTTGGATCTGATGGGGTTTGTATGATTCCTTTTGGAAACGGAGCGGAAAGAATGTTGAACAATAAAGATATTGGAACCCGGTTGGTTAACATCAATTTGAACAATCACGGCAAAGCTCATATTTGTCGCGCTGCATTGGAAGGAATTGCTTTTTCATTTGTCTATGGAATGGAAATTATGAAATCCGACGGTATCGAAGTGAATGTAATGCGAGCCGGAAACGATAATTTATTCCGTTCCGAGATATTTTCGAATACTGTAGCAACACTTATTGGTCATGAAATAGAAATCTACAATACCACTGGAGCCATTGGAGCAGCAAGAGCTTCAGGACTTCACGAAGGCGATTTTGAAACTTTCGGAAAGTACATTACCGACAATGATCACGTGATGACTTATATGCCTTTTAAAGACAAACAACCCTATTTAGAAGCGTATCAACTTTGGAAAAACGAATTAGAATTAATAATCACTAAATAA
- the xylA gene encoding xylose isomerase, whose amino-acid sequence MATLGNKEYFKGISEIKFEGKESDNPLAFKYYNPDQIVAGKTMREHFKFAIAYWHTFCGQGSDPFGPGTQNFAWDQSSDALQAAKDKADAAFEFITKMGFGYYCFHDYDLVREGATFGESEQRLLTITDYLKEKQAASGVKLLWGTANAFSNPRYMNGAATNPDFNVVARAGGQVKLALDATIALGGENYVFWGGREGYMSLLNTDMGRELDHMGTFLAKARDYARAQGFKGNFFIEPKPMEPMKHQYDFDCATAIGFLHQYGLEKDFKMNIEVNHATLAQHTFQHEMEVAAKAGMLGSLDANRGDYQNGWDTDQFPNNIQETTEAMLVFLKAGGLQGGGVNFDAKIRRNSTDMEDVFHAHIGGADTFARALLTADKIITSSAYDKLRTARYSSFDAGKGKEFEEGKLDLKALYEIAKENGELTLQSGKQELFENIINQYI is encoded by the coding sequence ATGGCAACTTTAGGCAATAAAGAATACTTTAAAGGTATTAGCGAAATTAAATTTGAAGGCAAAGAATCAGATAATCCATTAGCATTCAAATATTACAATCCAGACCAAATTGTGGCTGGCAAAACGATGCGCGAGCATTTTAAATTTGCCATCGCCTATTGGCATACCTTCTGCGGACAGGGTTCTGATCCGTTTGGGCCAGGGACACAAAATTTTGCTTGGGATCAATCATCAGATGCTTTGCAAGCAGCGAAAGACAAAGCAGATGCCGCTTTCGAATTCATTACTAAAATGGGATTTGGTTACTACTGTTTCCACGATTACGATTTAGTTCGTGAAGGCGCTACTTTTGGAGAATCGGAGCAAAGATTGCTTACAATCACTGACTATTTAAAAGAAAAACAAGCCGCTTCTGGTGTAAAATTGCTTTGGGGAACTGCCAATGCATTTTCGAATCCTCGTTATATGAATGGAGCTGCTACCAATCCTGATTTTAATGTAGTGGCAAGAGCAGGTGGTCAAGTAAAATTAGCTTTAGATGCCACTATTGCTTTGGGCGGAGAAAATTATGTTTTTTGGGGAGGTCGTGAAGGGTATATGTCTTTATTAAACACCGATATGGGAAGAGAATTGGATCATATGGGAACTTTTTTGGCAAAAGCCAGAGATTATGCAAGAGCCCAAGGTTTCAAAGGGAATTTCTTCATCGAACCAAAACCAATGGAGCCAATGAAACACCAATATGATTTTGATTGTGCTACCGCAATTGGATTTTTACACCAATATGGTTTAGAGAAAGATTTCAAAATGAATATCGAAGTCAATCACGCCACCTTGGCACAACACACTTTTCAACACGAAATGGAAGTGGCTGCCAAAGCTGGAATGTTAGGAAGTTTGGATGCGAATCGTGGTGATTATCAAAACGGATGGGATACCGATCAATTCCCAAACAACATTCAAGAAACTACCGAAGCGATGTTGGTATTCTTAAAAGCAGGAGGATTACAAGGTGGCGGCGTTAATTTTGATGCCAAAATCAGAAGAAATTCAACCGATATGGAAGATGTTTTCCACGCACACATTGGCGGAGCGGATACTTTTGCAAGAGCCTTATTGACTGCGGATAAAATTATCACTTCATCGGCTTATGACAAACTAAGAACAGCGCGTTACAGTTCTTTCGATGCTGGAAAAGGAAAAGAATTTGAAGAAGGAAAATTGGATTTGAAAGCTTTGTATGAAATCGCCAAAGAAAATGGGGAGCTTACTTTACAAAGTGGCAAACAAGAATTGTTTGAAAATATCATCAACCAATACATTTAA